In a single window of the Sediminicoccus sp. KRV36 genome:
- a CDS encoding MFS transporter yields the protein MTTAFAPEERRILGSVSGAHFVSHVHILALPPLFPLLRDSMGVTFLELGFALTLFNIVSACTQAPMGFLVDRVGPRRALVSGLLLGGFAFAMAGIGGSYAWLLAAMALAGLANAVYHPADYAILGSSIQEAHVGRAFSLHTFAGYAGSAVAPALMLGAASLGGVGFALVLAGLLGPLAALPLLREALAERSQPARAKPAPGAPRLLNAAVMTLLAFFVLIALSNSSIQGFAVSAWNAAHGTSLTAGNIALTAWLAMSAAGVLVGGYVADRTKRHGLVAAAGLGCAALLFLVAGSIAWSPLPLLLVMGLSGFLSGMIMPSRDMLVRAAAPPGQAGAVFGVVSTGFNIGGMAGPLACGWLLDHGQPQMVFIAAASCLGLAVASALWQETRRVRRVSLAAAE from the coding sequence ATGACCACCGCCTTCGCCCCCGAGGAGCGCCGCATCCTTGGCTCAGTCTCCGGCGCGCATTTCGTCAGCCACGTGCATATCCTGGCCCTGCCGCCGCTGTTTCCGTTGCTGCGTGACAGCATGGGCGTCACCTTCCTGGAACTCGGCTTCGCGCTGACGCTGTTCAACATCGTCTCGGCCTGCACCCAGGCGCCGATGGGCTTCCTGGTGGACCGCGTGGGGCCGCGCCGCGCGCTGGTCTCGGGCCTGCTGCTGGGGGGCTTTGCCTTCGCCATGGCCGGGATCGGCGGCAGCTATGCCTGGCTGCTGGCGGCCATGGCCCTCGCGGGCCTCGCCAACGCCGTCTATCACCCGGCCGATTACGCCATCCTGGGCAGCTCGATCCAGGAGGCGCATGTGGGCCGCGCTTTCTCCCTGCACACCTTCGCCGGCTATGCCGGCAGCGCCGTTGCCCCGGCGCTGATGCTGGGCGCGGCGAGCCTCGGCGGTGTCGGCTTCGCGCTGGTGCTGGCCGGGTTGCTCGGCCCGCTCGCAGCCCTGCCGCTGCTGCGCGAGGCGCTGGCCGAACGCAGCCAGCCCGCGCGCGCCAAGCCCGCACCCGGCGCACCCCGCCTGCTGAACGCTGCGGTGATGACGCTGCTGGCCTTCTTCGTGCTGATCGCGCTGTCCAATTCCAGCATCCAGGGCTTTGCCGTCTCGGCCTGGAATGCGGCGCATGGCACCTCCCTCACCGCGGGGAATATCGCGCTCACCGCCTGGCTGGCGATGAGTGCCGCCGGCGTGCTGGTGGGCGGCTATGTGGCGGACCGCACCAAGCGCCACGGGCTGGTGGCCGCCGCCGGGCTGGGCTGTGCGGCGCTGCTGTTCCTGGTCGCGGGCAGCATCGCCTGGTCACCCCTGCCGCTGCTGCTGGTGATGGGCCTCTCGGGCTTCCTCTCCGGCATGATCATGCCCTCGCGCGACATGCTGGTGCGCGCAGCGGCACCGCCGGGCCAGGCGGGCGCGGTGTTCGGCGTGGTGAGCACCGGCTTCAATATCGGCGGCATGGCCGGGCCGCTGGCCTGTGGCTGGCTGCTCGATCACGGGCAGCCGCAGATGGTGTTCATCGCGGCCGCCTCCTGCCTCGGCCTGGCGGTGGCGAGCGCCCTCTGGCAGGAGACACGGCGCGTGCGGCGTGTCTCCCTGGCGGCGGCCGAGTAG
- a CDS encoding TldD/PmbA family protein, with protein MSGSDREAERSVDRPRQPNADVLNALLDAARRAGAEQADALLVHSASLSVQRRLGAIEELERAESSDLGLRVFIGKRVAIVSGTDMSPSGFAALAERAVAMARVVPEDALATLLDAPAPLTGLDLGDALEPDADALLARAALAEEAAMAVPGVTNSEGASAGWSRATRALATTRGFFGEYTRASHSISATALAGAGTGMQRDYDYSSASHLADLDDAALLGRRAGEQAVARLNPTRPASTRLSVVYHPRVAASLLGHLVSAINGASIARGTSFLKDAMGQQILPRGMFVMDDPLRPRGPRSRPFDGEGQPGIRRALIEDGVLTTWLLDGRSAKQLGLTTTGHAARGTGGPPSPAPTNLWLEPGDVTPAALMSDIREGLYITELIGMGVNGITGDYSRGAAGFMIRDGQLAEAVGEITIAGKLPEMFLAMRAANDLEFRRGSDAPTIRVDGMTLAGA; from the coding sequence ATGAGCGGGTCCGATCGCGAAGCGGAGCGCAGCGTGGATCGGCCCCGCCAGCCAAACGCGGATGTTCTGAACGCCCTGCTGGATGCGGCACGCCGCGCCGGCGCGGAACAGGCCGATGCGCTGCTGGTGCATTCCGCCTCGCTCTCCGTGCAGCGCCGCCTCGGCGCCATCGAGGAGCTGGAGCGTGCCGAGAGCAGTGATCTCGGCCTGCGCGTCTTCATCGGCAAGCGCGTCGCCATCGTCAGCGGCACGGATATGTCGCCCTCGGGTTTCGCGGCCCTGGCCGAGCGCGCCGTCGCGATGGCGCGCGTCGTGCCGGAGGATGCGCTGGCCACATTGTTGGATGCGCCGGCACCTCTCACCGGTCTTGATCTGGGCGATGCTCTGGAGCCCGATGCGGATGCCCTGCTGGCCCGCGCGGCCCTGGCCGAGGAAGCCGCCATGGCCGTGCCGGGTGTCACAAACAGCGAGGGCGCTTCGGCCGGATGGTCCCGTGCCACGCGCGCGCTGGCGACGACGCGCGGCTTCTTTGGCGAATATACCCGTGCCTCGCATTCCATCTCGGCCACGGCGCTGGCCGGTGCGGGCACCGGCATGCAGCGCGATTATGATTACTCCAGCGCCAGTCACCTCGCCGATCTCGATGACGCTGCCCTGCTGGGCCGGCGCGCGGGTGAGCAGGCGGTGGCGCGGCTGAACCCGACGCGTCCGGCCAGCACGCGGCTTTCCGTGGTGTATCATCCGCGCGTCGCGGCCTCGCTGCTCGGGCATCTGGTGAGTGCGATCAATGGCGCGTCCATCGCGCGCGGGACTTCCTTCCTGAAGGATGCGATGGGCCAGCAGATCCTGCCACGCGGCATGTTCGTGATGGATGATCCGCTGCGCCCGCGCGGCCCGCGCAGCCGCCCCTTCGATGGCGAGGGCCAGCCGGGCATTCGCCGCGCGCTGATCGAGGATGGTGTGCTGACCACCTGGCTGCTGGATGGCCGCAGCGCGAAGCAGCTGGGCCTCACCACCACCGGCCACGCCGCGCGCGGCACCGGCGGCCCGCCTTCGCCAGCCCCCACCAATCTCTGGCTGGAGCCGGGCGATGTGACGCCCGCCGCCTTGATGAGCGATATCCGCGAGGGGCTCTACATCACGGAACTCATCGGCATGGGCGTGAACGGCATCACCGGCGATTACTCACGCGGGGCGGCCGGCTTCATGATCCGTGACGGGCAACTGGCCGAGGCGGTGGGCGAGATCACCATCGCCGGCAAGCTGCCCGAGATGTTCCTCGCCATGCGCGCGGCCAATGACCTGGAATTCCGGCGCGGCAGCGATGCGCCGACGATCCGCGTGGACGGGATGACGCTGGCCGGCGCGTAG